One window of the Anguilla rostrata isolate EN2019 chromosome 13, ASM1855537v3, whole genome shotgun sequence genome contains the following:
- the eif2s2 gene encoding eukaryotic translation initiation factor 2 subunit 2, producing the protein MSGDEMIFDPTMTRKKKKKKKPFMLEEDGVEAPSEETPVPEARDLEPDGGEDRELDLEEDEGRRKEPTDDLDDLNFFNQKKKKKKPKKNFDNDLEEGMKELKIEVEQSEPLEEDDLLLPAKTKKSKKEGDILDKDDGLEDDDGRNNDGITFSSQSGPAWAGTERDYTYDELLNRVFNIMREKNPDMVAGEKRKFVMKPPQVVRVGTKKTSFVNFTDICKLLHRQPKHLLAFLLAELGTCGSIDGNNQLVIKGRFQQKQIENVLRRYIKEYVTCHTCRSPDTILQKDTRLYFLQCETCHSRCSVASIKTGFQAVTGKRAQLRAKAN; encoded by the exons ATGTCTGGAGACGAG ATGATCTTCGACCCCACCATGACccggaagaagaagaagaagaagaagccgtTCATGCTGGAGGAGGACGGGGTGGAGGCGCCCAGCGAGGAAACGCCGGTGCCCGAGGCCAGGGACCTGGAGCCCGacgggggggaggacagagagctggacctggaggaggacgagggcCGGAGGAAAG AGCCCACAGATGACCTGGACGACCTGAACTTTTTCaaccagaagaaaaagaaaaagaaacccaAGAAGAACTTTGACAATGACCTGGAGGAAGGGATGAAG GAGCTCAAGATCGAGGTGGAGCAATCGGAACCTCTGGAAGAGGATGATCTTCTGCTGCCTGCCAAGACGAAGAAATCCAAGAAAGAAGGTGATATCCTGGACAAGGATGACG gcctggAGGACGATGACGGGAGAAACAATGATGGCATCACATTCAGCTCACAATCAGGGCCGGCGTGGGCGGGGACAGAAAGGGACTACACGTATGATGAG CTCCTGAATCGCGTCTTCAACATCATGAGGGAGAAGAACCCCGACATGGTGGCcggagagaagaggaagttTGTGATGAAGCCGCCACAGGTGGTCAGAGTCGGCACCAAGAAGACCTCCTTTGTCAACTTCACAGACATCTGCAAACT ATTGCATCGCCAGCCCAAGCATCTCCTGGCCTTCCTGTTAGCCGAGCTGGGGACGTG CGGCTCCATTGATGGGAACAACCAGCTGGTGATCAAGGGGAGGTTCCAGCAGAAACAGATCGAGAACGTCCTGCGAAGATACATCA aGGAGTACGTGACGTGTCACACCTGCCGCTCTCCGGACACCATCCTGCAGAAGGACACGCGCCTGTACTTCCTGCAGTGCGAGACCTGCCACTCCCGCTGCTCCGTCGCCAGCATCAAGACCGGCTTCCAGGCCGTCACGGGCAAGAGGGCGCAGCTGCGCGCCAAGGCCAACTGA